A stretch of DNA from Candidatus Polarisedimenticolia bacterium:
TCTGACATCATGCGGCCTGGCCGAGTATCGCCGCGGGAGAATGGCTCTGTTCGGCAGCCCAATGAAAGTCCAAATCGCCGCCCCAACAGTGGACGACAAGGCGTCAACCGGGAGGAAGAACCATCCCGAGGCGGACCCTCCGGGAAAACAAAGGGAGGAAAGGCTCACGGGTCGGGCAAAGAATAAGATCGTGCAATCCAATACAGCATAAGGCTGTGCGTTCTAATACAAAGGGCCCTCGAAAGAGGGCCCTTTGGTTTTTCAGGAATTGGTTGGCGGGTTTCATGCCCACGACCCCGTCGTCCCTGAAGACCCCGTGGAATCCTTCCTCTGAAAGGTGCTATTGCGTAAACTAGCGCGACCCTCAAGGCGTCTCGCGAGCCGACTCGCGCAACGCAGGGTGTGCGCTGCCGAATGAACGGAGCGACGGCGTTCGGACGGTGCGAGGTCGCAGTAGATCTGCGGAGCGCCCAATGCCCGATGTCCTCCTCGACTCGCCGGGTCCAGAGACGCGACCCTGGTCGCCCTGGCAGCGCTTCCTGTTCCGCTACGCGCTGCTGCACTATGTGCTCTACGCCTTCCCCGGTCCGCTCGGTGCGCTGATCCAAACGCTGACAGGCGGACTCGAGCTGCTAGGCGCCAAGCTCGACCAGGCACCGTGGTCCTGGCTTGACAACTCGTTCGTCTGGGTCGACAGGGGCTGGGAGCGGCTCACGGACCAGATGGCATCGCTTGGCCTCGCACCTTACGAGGTCATCCACCAGCAGACAGGCAGCGGCGACACGGGGGCCGCGTACGCGCAGCTGCTGTTCATCGTCGTGGTGTCCTTCGTCGGTGCGGTGATCTGGTCGCTGCTGAGCAAGGCTCTCGCCTACCCGCGGCTCGGTCGCTGGCTGCACCTGATCGTCCGTTTCGATCTCGCCTTCACGCTGTTCGGTTACGGCCTCGAGAAGTTCTACGGGGGGCAGTTCGGCGTGCTGTCGCTCACGCGGCTCACGCAGGAGATCGGTGACACCTGGCCGATGACGATGGTCGGCACCTTCATGCAGGCGTCGAAGCCGTACGAGCTGTTCAGCGGAGCCTGTGAGGTCCTCGGCGGATTGCTGCTCTTCCACCGGCGCACCGCGCTGCTGGGCGCGTGCGTGGCGATTGCCACGATGACCAACGTCTGTGCGCTGAACTGGCTGTACGGCGTGCCGGTGAAGCAGTATTCCGCGCATCTGCTGCTGTATGGCGTCGGGCTGCTCGCGCCGTTCCTTCCCCAATTATGGGCGGTATTCATCCGCAACCGGCCCTCGCAGCCCGTCGATATCCGCGTCGTGAAGGACTCTCGCGCGGGCGGCGTCCTGATGGCTCTCGGCGTCGCATGGGTCGCCGCATATCTCGTCATCACGCACTTCCAGGGATTGGAGCCGAAGCCATGGACGGCAAACCGTGAGCGCTCGGCGCTCTACGGCCTGTGGATGGTCGAGAGCATGCTGGTCGACGGCCAGGAAGTGCCGGCCACCGACGCAACGCGCTGGCGCGACTTCGCCATCGACCGCGGCTCGATGGCCTGGTCTCGCGAATTCACCGGCAAGCGCCACTACTTCGAGTTCAAGTGGGACGACACAACGGGCATCGCCCAAGTGAAGGAACGCGGCAGCGCCGGCGATCCCTCGCCGTGGACCTGCGAGCGCGGCCTCAAGATCGTGAAGGGCGACCCACCGCTCCTCCTCCACAACGAGGACCGCGGCAAGCCGGTCGACGTCGAGCGGCGGTCCCTCGTCATCAAGGGAAAGTGGGACACCCACGACCTCGAGCTGCACACGGTGGAGAAGATCTTCCGGCTGCAGACGGGATTCCGGTTGAGGCAGGAGCTGCCGGACTTCTGGTAGTTCGCTCATCTCCGGAGCATGGGATCCGGGCCAGGTCGAGGGCTTTGTCGAGCTGCGGGTCGGCGCCGGCGGCGTACGGGAGAGGGCTGAGGATTTCCACGTCGGGCGAGACGCCGATCCCTTCCAGGCGCTTGTCGTCCACGAGGAAGTCGGCGATGGCCAGGTAGAGCAGCGACTTGTCGGAGAGGAGGAAAGGCTTCCCGGCGAGGACCGCCCCGGCGGTGCGCGTGCCGACGAGGGTGGCTCGATGATGCTGCTGCAGGGCGTAGGAGACGACCTCCTTGCCGCTGCGCGTCCCGTCGTTGATCAAGATGAAGAGCGGCTTGCGCCAGCTGGGGTCGTAGCGCCGCTCCTCGCCGTCCCTGCCGATGTTGGTCAGGGCGGGGACCTGATCGTTGAAGACGTTTACGAAATCGGGGTTGCAGCCGCCCCAGCCGTCGCGGAAGTCGACAACCAGAGCCCCCGCCTCGCGCAGGTTGTCGCCCAGGGCGTCCTGGAGTGCTTCCATATATTGCTCGCCGGCACAGGAGAACAGCGGTACGTAGGCGACGATCGCTCCGTCGCGCTCAATCAGCCGCGCGCCCTTCTGCTGCGCCTCGAGCCATTCCTTTCCGGGATCGATTTTCCGGGGGGTGACGCGAATCTCCTGCGGGGTCGAGCCGGTGGAGCGCTCGATCTTCAAAGACACGGAACGTCCTGCCTTGCCCTTGAGCGAAGTCACCGGCTGAAACGGAGCGCCATCGGCGGAGAGGACCTTGTCGCCGCGAAGCAGTCCTGCTTTCGCGGCAGGCCCGCCGGGAAAGACGACCCGCGTGAACCCTTCCTCGGTGAAATCGGCGCCGATGC
This window harbors:
- a CDS encoding S41 family peptidase; this encodes MSGSRLMRDAAKRAVAGGLLIGIAAMSTPVLPAPRDPKLDALGQEIVRIVRESFYNPKTAEAWAKAHDHYGASAENRNEFNRKTRDALAELKASHTAYYTPDDSRYYGLLSIFKGTLKAGPGEVESIGADFTEEGFTRVVFPGGPAAKAGLLRGDKVLSADGAPFQPVTSLKGKAGRSVSLKIERSTGSTPQEIRVTPRKIDPGKEWLEAQQKGARLIERDGAIVAYVPLFSCAGEQYMEALQDALGDNLREAGALVVDFRDGWGGCNPDFVNVFNDQVPALTNIGRDGEERRYDPSWRKPLFILINDGTRSGKEVVSYALQQHHRATLVGTRTAGAVLAGKPFLLSDKSLLYLAIADFLVDDKRLEGIGVSPDVEILSPLPYAAGADPQLDKALDLARIPCSGDERTTRSPAAPASTGIPSAAGRSSPPCAARGRGCPTFP